In Hymenobacter gelipurpurascens, one DNA window encodes the following:
- a CDS encoding TonB-dependent receptor gives MRFLYLVALLLSSLTGLGQSVGILTGIVRDRKTQETIPGATVTLEGTSLGASSDAEGRYRLSEIPTGSYNVRATMVGYEPLLRANVVITSGNASIINLELSSGSQQLGEVQVVGNRAIRVATAETPLSVQRINTEEIKSNPGGNFDISKVIQTLPGVGGGGTGGTSGFRNDIIIRGGAPNENVYYLDGIEVPVINHFQTQGSGGGPTGILNVSFIEDVTLSSSAFEARYDNALSSVLQFRQRDGNPDRVQGNVRLSGTEVAGTLEGPLAKNTTFLASARRSYLQLLFKAIDLPIRPNYWDFQYKITTKLSPKTTLTSIGLGAIDHFELAVPRESSPDKEYILRSTPTIDQWNYTIGLALRQLLPNGFLNVALSRTQLDNKLDQFEDRSTTEEADRVLLTRSGETENKLRLDVNKSVGRWQYAYGAVGQYVQYDSRFFSRVRSEVRDAQGGLVSPQVNVRFQTAIDFARFGAFGQLTRTLLPDDRLTISAGLRADGNSFTEGGANLLRTLSPRVSASYGLAPRWNLNASVGRYYKIPPSTILGFRDEAGRAVNQGTRYIRSDHYVAGLEFLPAAATRFTLEGFYKKYNHYPVSVRDGISLANLGGDFAALGNEAVQSTGLGRAYGAELFFQQKLTRKIFAVASFTAFRSEFSGVDGRFKPSAWDSRFLASALLGRKFEKGWEMGFKYRFAGGSPYTPFDLEASRASYLAVGRGVLDYSRLNTVRLGNFQQFDFRLDKKFNWRRTSIDLFLDVQNAFLLKNPSLPSYTFQRTDDNSGFQTSDGQPIRPDGSNAFPILLQDDDPSVTPTIGFILEF, from the coding sequence ATGCGCTTTCTCTACTTAGTGGCTTTACTGCTCAGCAGCCTTACTGGCCTAGGCCAGTCGGTGGGCATCCTCACCGGCATTGTGCGCGACCGGAAAACGCAGGAGACCATTCCGGGAGCGACAGTCACGCTGGAAGGAACTAGCCTGGGGGCCTCCAGCGACGCAGAAGGACGGTACCGGCTCAGCGAAATCCCGACGGGCAGCTACAACGTGCGCGCCACTATGGTAGGCTACGAGCCGCTGCTGCGGGCCAATGTGGTTATTACGTCCGGCAACGCGTCCATCATCAACCTGGAGCTTTCCAGCGGCAGCCAGCAGTTGGGCGAGGTGCAGGTGGTAGGCAACCGTGCCATTCGGGTGGCTACGGCCGAAACGCCGCTCTCGGTGCAGCGCATCAACACGGAGGAAATCAAGAGCAACCCCGGCGGCAACTTCGATATCTCGAAGGTAATCCAGACGCTGCCGGGCGTGGGCGGGGGCGGCACGGGTGGCACCTCGGGCTTCCGCAACGATATTATCATCCGGGGTGGCGCGCCCAATGAAAACGTGTATTACCTCGACGGCATCGAGGTACCCGTCATCAACCACTTCCAGACTCAGGGCTCCGGCGGCGGGCCTACGGGCATTCTGAACGTGTCGTTTATTGAGGATGTAACGCTCAGTTCCTCAGCGTTTGAAGCGCGTTATGATAACGCGCTGTCGTCGGTGCTGCAGTTCCGCCAGCGCGACGGCAACCCCGACCGCGTGCAGGGCAACGTGCGCCTGAGCGGCACCGAGGTGGCGGGCACGCTGGAAGGGCCGCTGGCTAAGAACACGACCTTCCTAGCCTCGGCCCGGCGCTCCTATCTGCAACTGCTGTTTAAAGCCATCGACCTGCCCATTCGGCCCAACTATTGGGATTTTCAGTATAAAATCACCACCAAACTCTCCCCCAAGACCACGCTTACCTCGATAGGCCTAGGGGCTATCGACCACTTCGAGCTGGCTGTGCCCCGCGAATCCAGTCCTGATAAAGAGTATATCCTCCGCTCCACCCCTACCATCGATCAGTGGAACTACACCATAGGCCTAGCGCTGCGCCAGCTGCTACCCAACGGCTTCCTGAACGTGGCCCTGAGCCGCACCCAGCTCGACAACAAGCTCGACCAGTTTGAGGACCGCTCCACCACCGAGGAGGCCGACCGGGTGTTGCTCACGCGCTCCGGCGAAACAGAAAACAAGCTTCGGCTTGATGTAAACAAGTCGGTAGGCCGGTGGCAGTATGCGTATGGCGCCGTAGGCCAGTATGTGCAGTACGACAGCCGTTTTTTCAGTCGGGTGCGGAGTGAGGTGCGCGATGCGCAAGGTGGCCTGGTGTCGCCGCAGGTGAACGTACGCTTCCAGACGGCTATTGACTTTGCTCGCTTTGGCGCGTTTGGCCAGCTCACGCGCACGCTGCTTCCTGATGACCGGTTGACCATTTCAGCTGGCCTACGGGCCGATGGCAACTCCTTCACGGAAGGCGGCGCCAACTTGTTGCGCACATTGTCGCCGCGGGTTTCGGCTTCGTATGGGCTGGCTCCGCGCTGGAATCTGAACGCCTCAGTAGGCCGCTACTACAAGATTCCGCCCTCCACTATTCTGGGTTTCCGGGATGAGGCCGGCCGGGCTGTCAACCAGGGCACCCGTTACATTCGCTCCGACCATTACGTGGCGGGCCTGGAGTTTCTGCCGGCGGCGGCTACGCGCTTCACGCTGGAAGGCTTTTATAAGAAGTACAACCACTACCCCGTTTCGGTGCGCGATGGTATTTCCCTGGCAAACCTGGGCGGCGACTTTGCCGCGCTCGGCAACGAAGCGGTGCAAAGCACTGGCCTAGGCCGGGCCTACGGCGCCGAGCTGTTCTTCCAGCAAAAGCTGACGCGCAAAATCTTTGCGGTGGCGTCGTTCACGGCATTTCGGTCGGAGTTTTCGGGGGTTGATGGCCGGTTTAAGCCTTCCGCCTGGGATTCGCGGTTCCTGGCTTCGGCCCTGCTGGGGCGCAAGTTTGAGAAGGGCTGGGAAATGGGCTTCAAATACCGCTTTGCGGGTGGCTCGCCCTACACGCCGTTTGACCTGGAGGCCTCGCGGGCCAGCTACTTGGCCGTGGGCAGAGGCGTGCTCGACTACTCCCGCCTGAACACGGTGCGCCTGGGCAACTTCCAGCAGTTTGATTTCCGCCTGGATAAGAAGTTCAACTGGCGCCGGACCAGCATCGATCTGTTTCTGGATGTGCAGAACGCATTCCTGCTGAAAAACCCCAGCCTCCCCAGCTACACCTTCCAGCGCACCGACGATAACAGCGGCTTCCAGACTTCCGACGGCCAGCCCATCCGTCCCGACGGCTCTAACGCCTTCCCCATCCTGCTCCAGGACGATGACCCTAGCGTAACGCCTACTATTGGCTTTATTCTGGAGTTTTAG
- a CDS encoding TlpA disulfide reductase family protein, whose protein sequence is MRKRLVGLLLSIPGLALAQASSPFVITGKIGQLNAPAKVYLVRGATLLDSATLHNGVFELKGTTDIPKSAEVVLQRNGKLKNAPSHSTDRTRVFLEPGPVGITSRDSLVNATITGGVASQDYQRLQTSYKPFLLKVKAMGAEFGKASEQQRQSPEFQEKMQAQGTALFQEAEKIQLAYIKANPTSWVSLDALLQFNPPQYAQVAPLYAALSPYLKNSTPGRQYGEMLEALKAVSVGAQAPPFTLQTPEGKPVSLADYRGKYVLVDFWASWCGPCRAENPAVIKLYNQYKGQHFDILGVSLDEEKNRAKWVKAIADDHLPWTQVSDLRGMQNEVAQLYQVRAIPQNFLLDPSGKIVATNLKGEDLKAALARYIK, encoded by the coding sequence ATGAGAAAGCGTTTAGTAGGCCTGTTATTGTCTATTCCAGGCTTGGCTTTGGCCCAGGCATCTTCTCCTTTTGTTATTACAGGCAAGATCGGGCAGCTAAATGCGCCTGCTAAAGTCTACTTAGTGCGTGGTGCCACTTTGCTAGACTCCGCAACGCTGCACAATGGAGTATTCGAGTTGAAAGGAACCACTGATATACCGAAGAGCGCTGAGGTAGTGTTGCAGCGCAATGGCAAGCTCAAGAACGCCCCCTCTCATTCTACGGACCGCACCAGGGTATTTCTAGAGCCGGGTCCGGTTGGGATTACTAGCCGAGACTCACTGGTGAATGCCACCATCACGGGCGGCGTGGCGTCCCAGGATTATCAACGGCTGCAAACTTCGTACAAGCCCTTCCTCCTTAAAGTAAAAGCCATGGGGGCCGAATTCGGGAAGGCATCGGAGCAGCAACGACAGAGCCCGGAGTTTCAGGAGAAGATGCAGGCACAGGGAACGGCGCTGTTTCAGGAGGCTGAAAAAATTCAACTGGCCTACATCAAGGCCAATCCAACTTCCTGGGTTAGTCTGGATGCGCTTCTGCAATTTAACCCGCCACAGTATGCGCAGGTAGCGCCCCTGTATGCGGCGCTCAGTCCTTACCTGAAGAACAGCACGCCCGGACGCCAGTACGGCGAAATGCTTGAGGCACTCAAAGCAGTATCGGTTGGGGCACAGGCTCCCCCGTTCACACTCCAAACGCCTGAGGGCAAGCCGGTGTCGCTGGCAGATTACCGCGGCAAATATGTGCTGGTCGATTTCTGGGCGTCCTGGTGTGGTCCTTGTCGGGCAGAAAACCCGGCTGTAATCAAGCTGTATAACCAGTATAAAGGCCAACACTTCGACATTCTGGGCGTATCGCTTGATGAGGAAAAGAACCGCGCAAAATGGGTAAAAGCCATTGCCGACGACCACCTGCCCTGGACTCAGGTGTCGGATTTGCGAGGCATGCAGAACGAGGTGGCCCAGCTGTATCAGGTGCGGGCTATTCCGCAGAATTTTCTCCTCGACCCAAGTGGTAAAATAGTAGCCACTAATTTGAAAGGCGAGGACCTGAAAGCGGCTTTGGCTCGCTATATAAAATAG